The Raphanus sativus cultivar WK10039 unplaced genomic scaffold, ASM80110v3 Scaffold0176, whole genome shotgun sequence DNA window GACCCCTACACGCTGGAAACAACTCCTCTGACTCCCCCAGAGATTGTGGACTGTGGGAGATGCAATTACCTGGTTCCGTATGGCGATGATGAGGGGTTTTACCTTGTCGAGAGGATCATCGTTCGTAACGGTGTGTTGTGTTTCAGCAAGTTAGCGTGTAGAGTGAGTGTGCTAGATGAGGAGGCTGGTGAATGGGTTGTGGTAAGCGATCTTGGAGATCGTGTATTGTTGATTGGACGACCTGGGAACTGCTCTGGAAACGCCTCATGCTCTGCGAAGGAACTTCCTGATGGTTGTGATGTGAGTGGGAGCTCGATGCTGTTCATTAATGAGATATTTAATGTGATTTATCCTTATAAATATGGAATAGATACGGGTGgcatatttgatatttttgatatttgatgTGACTTATATATAAGTAGATATTTGATGTGACTTACacttttgaatattaaaataaataactaacaaaaataataaataatttaaaaatgtaagaCTTTCAAACAATTTagctatataaatttaaaacaaataattttcaaaattttggctatataatatatacaagtTTAGATTATAAGTCATTGAATCTTGATTTTTGTCATATATTTTCGGGTACTGAAGAACATTTGGAGCAACATTATCACACTTGTGACCAAAAAAGGTAACATTTGAGTGTTGGATGAAATTAGattaaagagaaaaaacagaAATCCAACATTGTTTGCATGAATACAAGTGCACACCATGTAGAGATCTCAGGGCAGCTACAAAAGGCGATCCAGAGGAGGCAAGAGGTGGCCATTATAGAGAAACGGATCAGTGCGTATTACagagatttgaaaaaaataaagagtaaGTTTAAGAAGACAAATAGAAAGCCAAAGGTTCATCACACCagtttaacaaataaaaacagtGTGTTTATTATTATGTAGTTTGAAATTCAGTTTCAGtgtaataaatcaaaatttgatgTTTATGAAacttaaacaaattaaatatttggaGTGAAAGATATGAAAACAAATAGAATTACAAGAActtaaatctatactattatttgcaaaGTGATTTTTTGCAACGGAGCtatcacgttaaaagttagagtggttaatgtCGTTGTTAcccttaatgattttatatataatttattatataattaaaaacaaaattcacgttaataatattatgtttatatgttatattagattatagattattgtcaaaatataaagataattcattgtgttgttatccgaaagtaatattttagaaaaaaataaagttaaaaacgaattttaagttaataatataatatttatattttatattagattataaattaatattgtcaaaataaAAGGTAATTCTTACATACATTAAGTtcttatctgaaaataataatttttttaaaaaaaaattaagttaataatagtatatttatatgttatattagattataaattaatattgtcaaaaataaaataaaaagatagttcttatatatattgtgttgttatctgaaagtaatattttagttataaaagttaaatattaaaatattaaacaatttaCAATTAGATATTATTCAAtcaaaaacatttgtataaatttattttctaaaatattttcaaatatttcaaaaataaaataaaaaataattcttatatatcttgtgttgttatctaaaaataatatttttttaaattatgaaatttaaatattaaaatataaaaacttacaattatatattattcaatcaaaaatatttgtataactttattttctaaaaaaatcaaatatgtgagtgtttttaaaattccaacacaataataaatgtatatatttttatgaaatttattttatcatacataaaatttgatgtttaatttaatttttgataacataaataataacttattattatagttttgaattaataaatatttaaacggGCAAACCACCTAGTTTCTTTAATTCAACAACACAGAATTAAACGAGGGGATTGGATTAAGAGACATAAAAACGACATCGTATAAGTGTAGACATCGTTAAAATATTCAAGACCGGTTTGGTTTAAGTGGAAAATATAACAATCAGGAAACGCATGACCGGTTCAATTCGAAATTGTTAGGAAATGCAGGTCAGGTACGGTTTCGGGTGGAAAATGCAAGCCCGGTTCGATTTCAAAATCAATTGGCTCAGTTTTGAATTATAGCCGTTAGAAAATGCGTATTCACAAAACCGGTTCAATTTCAAAAATGATCCTACTCCGTCAATTTATTTCCACATTATTCACAGTCTCTCCTCTTTTTCTCTGGGAAGATCGATTTCTCTCGATCGACTCCTCGAAGATTTGCAAATCCGATTACGATCTTATGATCTGTAAGTGTTTCGCGCTCTCTGTAAATCGCGAATTTGATTGAGGATTTCTAAGTTTTGAGTACTCTTAGATCGCGATTTCGTTTCTGGTCTCCAAATCTTTTCTTCTTGATGAGATCTTTGATTAGattgcttttggttttatttttgaagGTCGATTCCGCCTGAAACCCCGAtgtgattgttttgatttatctCACTCCTGGTCGAGGCACGTCTCTCTGTCTATGTTAATTAGCGTTTTGTAAGGTCCGTGCTAATCCTTTCATCTGTTTTGTGATTTCgttttcatttttctaatttGTTCAAAGTATTAATTTTCTACATTCTCTCAGGTTTGCgattagtttaaaaaccatatACACTGTATGTAAATTCCATCATGCATAGGAGTGTACAATCTGTCAAATTCATACTCTTAGTATAAAGGTCACACAAGTGATTCAGTGTGGTTTAGTGTCTGATGATAGTATCGCTATTGGACGAGGAGCAAACCCACCTGCCTTTTTTTTCCTGCCAAAGTTGCTGCTTTATATACCTGGAAGCTTACTCTGCATCGCCACCAAGGTAACTTCTCTGTCTGTGAAActaaaaattgcaatttttctcttaaaataaTTTCTGTCTTTCGAGGATGGAATTCAAACGAGAACAAAGTCAAACCCATTAGATCAGTTCTAATCGATGTTATAGCATTttgaaatccaaaaaaaaagatcattggGAAGCACTAATCTTAATAGTGTTCTGTCAGATTTTTTATTTGGGTAAACATTGGTGGTCCCGTAAGATATCTTTTGGTTGGTAGTGCATGCTTTAAATAGTCGTTAAGACAAAAGACTATATGTGGAGAGGGGATGAGAAAACAATGACCCACGGCTTAGAAAAACGCCTAATGGCTTAAATAAGACTAGTTGGATTGGGAAAACGACCAACAGCTTAAAGATGTCTTTAAGACAAAAGACTCTGAACCACAAGCTAGAAAACTGTCTTTGCCTCTATATCATGCAAGGCTTAAAAGTAGACAAAGACCTATGAGTTGAATGGGTTGGTTTACGATCTGTTGGATGGAAAGAAGATAACGACCAACAGCTGAGATAAGATCAAGACAAAAGTCTGAAACAAAAAGTCTTTTACGCAAAATACAATATTGGGTTTCTTAGAAATGGGGTTCTTGGTGGAATAAAAGAGTTCAAACGGCTTAAAGAAGTCTTAAAGAGAAAGTCTCTTGGCAAAGACAAAAGGGGTCGGTTTTTAAGATATGCTGGATGGAAAAAAAAGACAGGCAAAAGAAAACTTGTTggatggaaaataaaataaacgacCAACAGGTTGATGAATAAGTCTTGGAACAAAGACTATGAACCACAAGGCGTGAAAAAAACTGTCTGCTTGATATATACAAAGACTACAGAGACTATGAGTTGGATGTGTATAATGAACAactcttgagacaaaaaaagGAAATGACAAATTATCTGAAATCAGTCTTAACATAAAGACTAAATCGAAAACAGTTTCTGCTTTGGAAAAAGTCTAGACAAAAACTATGGCTTGACTTACGATCTGTTGgatgaaaaaaaatgattaacaaCTTGAGACAAAGTCTGAAAAGCTCTCAAGAAAAATACTATGATGAGTTGGTTTGTAATTTGGTAGATGGAAAGAATGAACAATTTGTCTTTAAGACAGCTGATACAAAAACAACTAATGGATTTGGAAAGTCTTCTGACAAAGACTGCCGACGGCTTAACGAATCATAACACACAGATTCTAAACAAGGACTATGAATCGAATAGAGATTCTTAACTCTAGACAAAGACAATATGGGTCCCCGTCCGTTTTTAGATATGTTGGATGGAAATACTGACTAGCGgcttggaaaaaaaaaaggtcattTAGATGAATAAAAAACGAGTAATGGCTGAGAGAATACTTGTTTTTAAAAGTCACAAAGACAGACCAAAAGACTTACAAGTAGACGAAGACTATATGTCGGATGTAAAGAATCACAACTGTCTCTTTGCAGTCTTAAGAAATGAAAGCTACCACAGCTATGGAAACTCTCTAAACAAAGTCTTTCGAGAAATGTCTCACAGCTTAGAAAAGTCTTTTGAGAAAGACTTGAATCCAATTTAGATTTGTTGGATGGTAAAACAACTTAAGAAACGACACCCAACGGCTTAAAGAAACCGACTACGAATCAAACACATGCTTAGAAGTCTCTTGAGAAAGTATATGCCATATGCTTGTTGGATGGTAGAAATCAACTAACGACTTGCTGTATTGATAAAAGACCACCAACGGCTTTAAAAGATTCATAAGGCAAAGCTTCTTGACAATATGAATCAACAACAAGGTTTAGGAGTCTTCTGAAAAAGACTATGGCTTGGT harbors:
- the LOC130501365 gene encoding F-box/kelch-repeat protein At1g64840-like — its product is MRWRRLQKTSIADCRDIVVFRGKFYAIFINEDVFAIDPYTLETTPLTPPEIVDCGRCNYLVPYGDDEGFYLVERIIVRNGVLCFSKLACRVSVLDEEAGEWVVVSDLGDRVLLIGRPGNCSGNASCSAKELPDGCDVSGSSMLFINEIFNVIYPYKYGIDTGGIFDIFDI